From Pagrus major chromosome 2, Pma_NU_1.0, one genomic window encodes:
- the akt2 gene encoding RAC-beta serine/threonine-protein kinase: MNEVTVVREGWLHKRGEYIKTWRPRYFILKSDGSFIGYKEKPEVSSDHSLPPLNNFSVAECQLMKTERPRPNTFVIRCLQWTSVIERTFHVDSNEERKEWMRSIQAVANSLKSQQQDEEPMEIKFGSPSDISGTEEMEIAVSKSRTKVTMSDFDYLKLLGKGTFGKVILVKEKATGMYYAMKILRKEVIIAKDEVAHTVTESRVLQNTRHPFLTTLKYAFQTHDRLCFVMEYANGGELFFHLSRDRVFTEDRARFYGAEIVSALEYLHSRNVVYRDLKLENLMLDKDGHIKITDFGLCKEGITDGATMKTFCGTPEYLAPEVLEDNDYGRAVDWWGLGVVMYEMMCGRLPFYNQDHERLFELILMEEIRFPKNLAPEAKALLAGLLKKDPKQRLGGGPDDAKDVMNHKFFTSINWQDVIDKKLVPPFKPQVTSETDTRYFDDEFTAQTITITPPDKYDSLDPEDSDQRTHFPQFSYSASIRE, encoded by the exons ATGAATGAAGTCACTGTTGTGAGAGAGGGATGGCTCCACAAGAGAG GTGAATACATCAAAACATGGCGGCCCCGCTACTTCATCTTAAAGAGCGATGGCTCCTTCATTGGTTACAAAGAGAAGCCTGAGGTGTCCAGTGACCACAGCCTCCCACCGCTCAACAACTTCTCTGTCGCAG AATGCCAGCTGATGAAGACGGAGCGCCCTAGGCCCAACACATTTGTCATTCGTTGCCTGCAATGGACCTCCGTGATTGAGCGTACCTTCCATGTAGACAGCAATGAGGAGAG GAAAGAATGGATGCGATCGATCCAGGCAGTGGCAAATAGCCTGAAGAGTCAGCAGCAGGATGAGGAGCCCATGGAGATCAAATTTGGCTCACCAAGCGACATCAGCGGCACAGAGGAGATGGAGATTGCTGTGTCCAAATCCCGCACAAAAGTG ACCATGAGTGATTTTGACTACCTGAAACTGCTGGGGAAAGGGACATTTGGTAAAGTGATCCTGGTGAAGGAGAAGGCCACGGGGATGTACTACGCCATGAAAATCCTCCGCAAAGAAGTCATCATTGCAAAA GATGAGGTGGCACACACAGTTACAGAAAGCAGAGTTCTCCAAAATACGCGGCATCCCTTTCTAACG ACACTAAAATATGCATTTCAAACGCATGACCGGCTATGCTTTGTGATGGAGTATGCAAATGGAGGAGAA CTATTCTTTCACTTATCGCGGGACAGAGTGTTCACAGAAGACAGAGCGAGATTCTATGGTGCAGAAATTGTGTCAGCACTGGAGTACCTACACTCACGCAATGTAGTTTACAGGGATTTAAAG CTGGAGAACCTCATGTTAGACAAGGACGGCCACATAAAGATAACAGACTTTGGGCTGTGTAAAGAAGGCATCACAGACGGCGCCACCATGAAAACCTTCTGTGGAACCCCGGAGTACCTGGCACCAGAG GTGCTTGAGGACAACGACTATGGACGGGCGGTGGACTGGTGGGGATTGGGAGTGGTCATGTATGAGATGATGTGTGGCCGGTTGCCCTTCTACAACCAGGACCATGAGCGTCTCTTTGAGCTTATTCTCATGGAGGAGATCCGCTTCCCCAAGAACCTGGCCCCTGAAGCCAAGGCCCTGCTGGCAGGTCTGCTCAAAAAGGACCCCAAACAAAG gctCGGAGGTGGACCAGACGATGCCAAAGACGTGATGAACCACAAGTTCTTCACCTCCATCAACTGGCAGGATGTTATCGACAAGAAG CTTGTTCCACCCTTCAAGCCCCAGGTCACATCGGAGACGGACACACGTTACTTCGATGACGAGTTCACAGCACAAACCATAACAATAACTCCCCCTGACAAGT ATGACAGCTTAGATCCAGAGGATTCAGATCAGCGTACGCACTTCCCTCAGTTCTCCTACTCTGCCAGCATACGGGAATGA